The genomic stretch TGCTCCAGATTCAGTTCTCTCAAGCTCAGATAAGGGATATCAACATCCCCATTCCGAGTCGGAGTCAAAGTCCCAGCGAGTGGGCCCGAAGTCGGCCGACTCCGACTCGGCGTACCCAAGCCGCTCTCTCCAACAACATACACGGGGCTGGAAATCGCCCTGTAACATGACTCGCTCGCTCGACTCGTTTCAAAATGGTTGCGATTTTGCTGCCTTTCGTTGTCTTCTCTCGACTTGGATCTCCAGAACAGAAGCGCGTTTTTCCACCATTTTCGCTTCTTCGTCTTCTTTGAATCTTCCTTCGAGATgggtttttggagcttgaaatggAGTGCGTCAATTGATCGGGACTCGCGCTTGTGCTTCCGTGCTTCTTCCAGGATCTGGAAGATGGAGAGAAAGGGTAGAATGGAAATATGAAAAGGAGAAGAGGGAAAAATGGGTATATGATATCATACCTGGAAATAGTCGATTTGAGGGTCGAAGCCGTAGTCGCTGAAATGCTGCGGTTCTGGCATTGGAAATATGGGAGATCTGCTCGTCATTGTTGAGAAGTTTTGAGTCTGTTTTCCCGTTTTGCCCCTCTCGCTGCTGTAGTTActgctcagagagagagagagagagtctctgTTTTCCCCTTTTGCCCCTCAATGCTGTAGTTGCTGCAGAGTGAGAGAGTCTCTCTTTTCCCCTTTTGCCCCTCTCGATGCTGTAGTTGCTGCAGAGAGATAGAGAGTCTCTGTTTTCCTCTTTTGTCCTTCTCGCTGCTGTCGTTGCTGCAGTGAATAGAAGAAGAGAGCGGCAGAGAGAGGTGAGGGAGAAAAGGGTGCCTCTGTACTCCTGGGAGAAAATGAAATCCCTAAAATGCCCTTTTATTGCGGGGTTCCAATCCAGTGCTTCTGGAGGCATGGGAGGTAGCGTGCTTCCGTGTCTTTTCTACACATGTCGATTGTATTGACtggatcggaaccgttcatcttatctattaaatattttatgtGCGAATAGAGAAAATAATCCTACCGTTTATTTAATTTTAGAATATAAATCAACACCAAAATATTTAAATAATCTATGGGTCACATGATAGAAGATACCAATTTATTAGATGAATAGGATAATTTTGTTATATAAAATTCGTGTTATGAGCCATCGGTAGCTGaagaaagaggatggatggctcggattaTCGTAAAAATAtgtcaagtatgttatatatgATCAAACAGCACGAAAGTTCCGTAGTCCCGACGCGGTGGATCAGCTTCGCTTTCTCACCTGCCTAATAAAGGGTACTCGCAAGTGTGCGACTCCCGATACTACGCGCCGTATATAGAGATTTGGCATGTGCGTACAGTATCCGTGCCGTTTAGCACGTGGGTTACGCTCTTTACTTTATCTAGAAATTAGAATAGTTTGGTTATGTTATATGGATGTGAAAAATTAAGTGCGGGTCACGTTTCCTGATCGTCCATTTGATTTTCCTACAACGTCTCTCGCCATATGATACACTGATGAACGGACAGGATAAAATTATCTAGGAATGGTATAGATATGGGTCCCCACTATTACCGGCCCAGATCTCTCACTTACAGTAACGAGGATCTACCCTCGCGAGTAGCCTTCGCAAAACTCGTTTCGATGAGTTCTGAATCCCATGTTGCGCTGCGGGTCAGGTTGGTTTCTAGGGTTAATGAAGGAGTTaattttgcctctgtcgcgactgaCAAATCGTCACGAACCGGGGCCCACGCACTCAAATGGTCCAATCTTTCGAACCGTCCATACTCATGTACTCCAATGGTAAATAATGTTTTTGAATACTTCCGTATTCTATTGATGattctaacctttgattttttttagttAAATGCGAGCCATTGAAAATTCTCTGTTCATTGTTCGAAATTCATCTACAAATGGTTATGGTCTAAATCATCCTCTCACTGTAAGTTTCTTACCGTATGTCTTGTAGCATAGATTCCA from Magnolia sinica isolate HGM2019 chromosome 17, MsV1, whole genome shotgun sequence encodes the following:
- the LOC131230782 gene encoding uncharacterized protein LOC131230782, which translates into the protein MTSRSPIFPMPEPQHFSDYGFDPQIDYFQILEEARKHKRESRSIDALHFKLQKPISKEDSKKTKKRKWWKNALLFWRSKSREDNERQQNRNHFETSRASESCYRAISSPVYVVGESGLGTPSRSRPTSGPLAGTLTPTRNGDVDIPYLSLRELNLEHHHQRISISSMPIYLVT